The region AGCTACGTGACAGAACAGGCCGGAAACGGGCGGTAAATCTTTACCATGCCTGTAATTCTCTCAAACCCGGAATAAAGCAGCAGTGGCCTGTCCCTTGAGTGGCAGTCTGGGGATgagcgcgcgcgctctctctcactctcacacacacacacacacacaatgacaatgCAGCGCCCCCTGGGGGACAGACGGACTGGGACCGTCACAGCGCTGTCAACGAAGGACGACTGAAGAGCTTTCAGTTCTCagtccccctccctcctccatgcCATTGGCTAAGAGGAGCCCCGCCCTTTCGGCTGAATGACTGGGGGGGGGTCTGCCGGGGGTCTTTCCGACAACACGCGGTCCAACAGGTCGCGATGGGCGCAGGGGAGCTGGGAAGCACGAGGACAGGGCTGTGCTGGGAATGCtaggcatgctgggaaggggCGTGGCTGTTACTCGCCAGGGCCAGCGGAGCCCGAGGTGACGATGTCGTCGTACGGCGGGGGCGGATCCACATGAACCTGCACGTCCCTGCAGCCCACGGCCTCCTCGTACGAGGGGGGCGGGTCCGCGGGACCGACCCGCTTCGGTACGGGCTCCGGGCGAGGGGGCGGGGCCGGATCCGGCGGGCGGCTCCGCCCCCGCGGATCCAGGACCACCAGGGACAGGCCGGGGTCCCCGTGGGCGTGGCCCGCAGCGGAGCGTCTCTGGGAGACCTTGCGCGACTGGCACCTCCACACGGCAACCATCACCACGGCGATGAGCAGCAGCCCCACGAGCAGCGGCAGCACCAGGTAGAGGGACTGGAGCCCCGCGACGCCGAGGTTGCCCTTCGGGGAACTCTCCCGTACATACTCCTCCCAGAAGCGCCTCTGCACGGGAGACAGAGCAGGACAGATGGGGGGGGGCATCAACCTTCCTCTGTCGGACACTTTTCCCCATGGCaatttacaccaatttaccgTTAATGCAGTAATTGGGGCAGTCGATAGCGGTAGTGGTTGGGGCTGttgccgcctttggacccaaaggtcacaggtttgaatctcacctccagctgtagtgccttgagtaaggttcttaccctaaattactccagtaaaattacccagatgtataaaaggtaaataattgtaatttgctttggagagaagtatccCATGAACATAATGGGAATTTTTACCGGATTaggtcagggtaagtaccaccaGAAAAAGCACTACTGCAAGGGCCGGGATTTGAAGCTGCAGCCTTCAAATCCAagagctgcagctctaaccaccatacTAGCTGCTTTTTTATGATGCCATGGTTTGTTACCATAGTAACAAACATTCGAACCCTTGTGGAGGAGCCCCGACGCTGCAATGGGCAGTGAGTATGTGTCCACATGTGTGGACGTGTTTCCTTATCACAGGCCCCGGGAGGAGCCCGCTATCCCCATCCACTCTGTCcgtccgtgtccgtgtccgtgtccgtgtcgtgtgtgtgtgtgtgtgtgtgtgtccccgtcCGACACTCACAGTCTTCTCGTTGTTCTCGAAGACCTCGCGCGCCTCCTCGTAGGAACACACCTCCTCGCGACACTCCCTCTGGATGTTGCCCTCCTTGATCTCCTCCAGTAGGCTGTTGGCTCGAGGCCGTCGCAGCAGCAGCCCGTGGGCCGTTGTGGGGGGCAGGAACACTGGGGGGGGTAACAGTTACTACAACTATTGCTCACACACAGTTCCACGAACACAGTAAACGTGAGTTTCTCTGTGTTCGGCTTAAGAGGGTAAACAGCCTAAGTGTACTATAGTAGAAAAGGGTGTGAACTAAATGAGAAAACAAGGATGATGCAAATTAATCCCTCTGCTCAGGGGAACCCAGCGCCACCCCGATCGCACCCGGTCAAGTTGACCGCTACGCCGAGGTGCCCAGCAAACACAGTAAACTGTGAACAATGAGTCACTTCCTCCCCCCACAAACCCTGCATTCCACAGCAGCTCTGGGCCCAGAGGGGCTCCGGCCAagtttcccacaatgccttgctCTCCTGGGGCGGGGTGGCAGCCAAAGTGCACACTGGTCCCCAGTTTAACAAACCGCCTCCAGAGTGGAGGGGCCATAACCCCAACCCAGGGATCAATGTATTATCTGCACTTGGTCATTCATACATACACTATGTATGTGTGAttatgtgaggttttttttttttttttttaacactggtACACCACGGTACAAACAGCTCTACAGTCACCACTGCAACTCATCTCTCAATCCTGTTTATCATTGATGATGAACCGTTTCGATATTTagcttttctctctgtgtgaggACAGCAGACGGTGGACCGCTGCCctgaggttgttggttcgagcCCCATACCCGAAACACCCAACTCTAAACTAAAGGTCGCATGGAAGTGTTTGGACAGTAAGTGTGAAATTAACAGGATCACATTATGTTTTAAAGACAATTAACCCCGGCCCGAACAGCTCCACAAGCAGCGAGAGACGCAACGGGGCCGATCGGACCCGGGACCGGAGAACAGACACGAACTGTCCCGCCGCACTGGAGGAGAGCCAACGAAAGCGTTTCCACAAACGCGCCATTGTGCTCCCGACACGCCAGGAAATTCCGGTCACACTcgtggaaggaggaggagacccTCGGCGCTGGGTTCGAGGTACACGCGGTAAAACTCTCCTCGTCAGGGAGCTGCGGACTCTCGGCACCTCCTGTGCCCTCCAACGGTCTGGGAGTAACGTCAAAGCGGACAAAGGCCGACACGCCAAGAAACGTTCCTCATGTTCCCGCATTAATGTCTGATCACCGTGCGAACTCTGAAGGTGTAttggtgccacacacacacacacacacacacacacacacacacacacacacacacacacacacacacctttcctcctctgttctCACATAAATCTAGTTTAGggctttaacaaaaaaaaaaagaaaacccaacaAGCAATTCAAGTTCAGACTGACTGGTGTCCAACAGCTCTGGGAACACGTGTGCGCGTGTTCATACCCACCGTTGTTGGCCATGATTCTCACAGCGACGTCCAGCAGGTATCAGACCTGGAGCACAGAGGTGAACATTAAAGATTATTTATAACTGGGTATTAATGATAATCACAATGATGACACTGAGACAGAGTTTAACTGAAATCACTGCGAAATCACTGGGATCACGTGGTATCAGAAATCACTCatttaaaaatcagtgaaaCGATAGCAGGGAAAGAAGACTTTCTCGTTtctgctcgtgtgtgtgtgtgtgtgtgtgtgtgtgtgtgtgtgtgtgttctctcagCGCCTCTCAGTCTTTCCATCAATTAATAGGGAAGGACAATAATAAAAAGCCCAAATATGTCACTTATGACACTTTGTATACATTTCGCCCGcccccattcattcattgtcatctCGCGCTCCGctccttcctccagctcagtATTGATCGTTTCTTGATCGTTTCTGATCGTTCCGAGCGGCGCGAGCCACCTTTTCCCCCTCACCGCATGCcatgtactgtattattttttactcagtttcccccccccacatttcCGCCGCTCAGTCCGcccctctcgctcgctcgctcatcGCGGAGCCCAAATCGATCGCTTGACTTGTCCCGCTGTCCGGTCCCGCCTTTTCGTTCCGTCTCGATCGGATGATCGCTCACCGCGCGACCAGCGCGAGCGCTGCGCCCGCCTTTTCTCTCCGCTTCTCGCGCCGGAAAGTCTGTCATCCGCGCGCCGACTGCGGCTCCTCAGAAAAACTGCGCAGCGACAAACACTCGACCCCGGGCGGGTaaatccttccttccttccttccttccttccttccgtccgtccgtccttcTCGTCCTTCCGACCGACGGACCGCAGCCGAGCCTCCCGTGCCGcgctgcgcgcgcgcacgcacgcacacagcaCAAGGGCGGAGGGGGCGGCGGGAGCGCGATGACGTCATGGCGTCCGCAGTGTCTCTCCCCCTTCGGACCCGGGACCGCTTTACGTGCAGCCCACAGGTTTGCGTTGATGGAAAGCAATGTAAACTATTAGTGAAAActagctaaaaaaataaaataaatggcgCGCGTTTGTTCTTCTTTTCAAACAAAGCTCCCGGGCCGCGAGCAGCTGTAATTTGACACAAAATCCCGCACAGACGTTGTACCCAAATCAAATGCAAGTGCACATCCATCGTGATCGGAATCAACGTTGAGAACTCGTGACAAATCCACGCTCGAAATGGGCGCATGGTTGCCATGGAACCGAAGAACGCCGCTGCGGCGGGAGCGGTTGCTAGGCAACGGAGGACGCGTCCAGCTCGAGTCGGGCGCTCCGAGGTTCGGCGGAGGATCGGAGTCGCGAGTGGAAATAAGAGCGAAtaaagaaagaggaaggagcGAGGATGACGAGCCGCGGACCCGCACCTGCCCCACAGGTGTGTGTCCAGCCCGCGCTCGTGCGCTTCCAGGACGTGCGGGTGGGACAGGTGTACCGCTGCACCCTGACGGTGAGGAACGCGGGCACGAGCAGCGCGCGGATGAGGCTTCTCGGACCCGTGTCCAAGGTACTGGAGTGGTGATTGGCGATGAACTAATAACTGAAGACTAACTGATTAATGGGCTAATGATTGATTATTACCTGATTAATGGGCTAATGATTGATTATTACCTGATTAATGGGCTAATGATTGATTATTAACTGATTAAATGGCTAATGA is a window of Scleropages formosus chromosome 14, fSclFor1.1, whole genome shotgun sequence DNA encoding:
- the prrg1 gene encoding transmembrane gamma-carboxyglutamic acid protein 1; this encodes MANNVFLPPTTAHGLLLRRPRANSLLEEIKEGNIQRECREEVCSYEEAREVFENNEKTRRFWEEYVRESSPKGNLGVAGLQSLYLVLPLLVGLLLIAVVMVAVWRCQSRKVSQRRSAAGHAHGDPGLSLVVLDPRGRSRPPDPAPPPRPEPVPKRVGPADPPPSYEEAVGCRDVQVHVDPPPPYDDIVTSGSAGPGE